From a region of the Arachis ipaensis cultivar K30076 chromosome B09, Araip1.1, whole genome shotgun sequence genome:
- the LOC107615282 gene encoding peroxidase 5-like has product MVNAERMHVIMLSKKLLVLLVVLSVSSSLTSASLTVGFYKRTCPHAEAIVRSAVNKAISLNEGIAPALIRMHFHDCFVRGCDGSVLLESTPGNPAERDHPANNPSLRGFHVIEEAKAQIESLCPETVSCADILAFAARDSAYKSGDINYAVPAGRRDGRVSISQEVTENLPAPTFNADQLITNFARKGLSADELVTLSGAHSIGVSHCSSFSNRLYTPLPQDPPMDSEFSSLLKTKCPSNVNGDGGFDPTVVIDAFTPKRLDNKYYKGLMKQRGLLSSDQALLSSESTSEMVVSNAKHGLHWSVKFAKAMVRMGSIDVLTGEQGEIRRHCSLVN; this is encoded by the exons ATGGTTAATGCTGAACGCATGCATGTAATAATGCTTTCTAAGAAGCTGTTGGTTCTATTAGTGGTTCTCTCAGTTTCATCGTCATTGACTTCAGCATCTTTGACTGTGGGTTTCTATAAAAGAACATGTCCACATGCTGAGGCAATTGTGAGAAGCGCTGTGAACAAAGCCATTTCCCTTAACGAAGGAATTGCTCCTGCCTTGATTAGAATGCACTTTCATGATTGCTTTGTCAGG GGTTGTGATGGTTCTGTATTACTAGAATCCACTCCTGGAAACCCAGCTGAGAGAGACCACCCGGCCAACAACCCAAGTCTACGTGGCTTCCACGTCATCGAAGAAGCTAAGGCCCAAATAGAGTCCCTGTGCCCTGAAACGGTGTCGTGCGCAGACATTCTTGCCTTCGCCGCACGCGACAGCGCTTACAAATCCGGCGACATTAACTACGCCGTACCGGCAGGCCGCAGAGACGGGCGAGTCTCCATCAGCCAAGAAGTAACAGAAAACTTGCCTGCACCAACCTTCAACGCCGACCAACTCATAACCAACTTCGCAAGAAAAGGCTTGTCCGCTGATGAACTCGTTACTCTCTCGGGAGCGCATTCCATTGGTGTATCTCATTGTTCTTCATTCTCCAACCGCTTATATACACCCTTGCCTCAAGACCCTCCTATGGACTCCGAGTTCTCCTCATTGTTGAAAACCAAGTGTCCTTCTAACGTTAATGGCGATGGTGGATTTGATCCGACGGTGGTGATTGACGCATTTACGCCAAAGCGGTTGGACAATAAGTACTATAAGGGATTGATGAAGCAGCGTGGGTTGTTGAGTTCGGATCAAGCGTTGTTGAGCAGTGAATCAACTAGCGAAATGGTGGTAAGCAATGCTAAACACGGTTTGCATTGGTCAGTGAAGTTTGCAAAGGCTATGGTGCGTATGGGGTCTATTGATGTGCTTACAGGCGAGCAAGGCGAGATTAGGAGACACTGTAGCCTGGTTAACTAA
- the LOC107619328 gene encoding autophagy-related protein 8i, translated as MGGSSSFKDEFTFVQRLEESRDIIAKYPDRVPVIVERYAKCDLPQLEKKKYLVPRDLSVGHFIHILSSRLRMPPGKALFVFVKNTLPQTATLVDSVYQSFRDEDGFLYMYYSTEKTFG; from the exons ATGGGAGGAAGCtccagtttcaaggatgaatttacCTTCG TGCAAAGGCTTGAAGAATCGCGAGATATTATAGCCAAATACCCCGATCGAGTTCCC GTGATTGTGGAGAGATATGCGAAATGCGACCTGCCTCAGTTGGAGAAGAAAAA ATACCTTGTTCCCCGTGACCTGTCAGTCGGTCATTTCATTCATATTCTGAGTTCTAGGCTTCGTATGCCCCCTGGAAAAGCTCTCTTTGTGTTTGTCAAGAATACATTACCTCAAACTG CTACTCTTGTGGACTCTGTTTATCAATCATTCAGGGACGAGGATGGGTTTCTTTACATGTATTATAGCACCGAGAAAACCTTTGGTTAA